In Uranotaenia lowii strain MFRU-FL chromosome 2, ASM2978415v1, whole genome shotgun sequence, one genomic interval encodes:
- the LOC129741340 gene encoding toll-like receptor 13 → VLYTMFRVSSVLVRAEIELQTDQVTGVDDPEQELALITARAEENDSISMDRENDYCNMKGELLHLQSSARRSENAEQPTTSSQESISSSASLARVKLPEIRLPTFDGKIEAWITFRDSFDSLINSNNQLTVMDKFTYLRSALTGEALQEVNSVELTAANYEVAWAALKNRYENRKLIAKTYLDAIFSVEVMRKESYESLSKLIGDFEKNIKMLEKVGETSEGWSTLLVYMVCARLDPSTLRHWETHHNSREVPRFQELLRFLRDHCSVLQTLAHQDTATDSQVKRSRFGVSYTGAQFSTSCPFCGNEFHSAFRCVKFLKCTVEERADSVRRARLCLNCLSPGHMARVCSRGSCHHCGSRHHSLLHPDPQSSVSQTRRNSPPSVRQAPQSPPPSPSSQPIPSTSPLSRPQTSSSFTVTHMPDYSTDFSDNNQHTIGHPTQTHTSSHHVLLSTAISFKKIKTLDIHGNQLVSLKKGQFKGLREAEILDLSFNNITKLDASHVSDLTKMTWINVSHNALTEITRGTFARNAVLRVLNMAFNSIKKIDANTFRGMRFLRRLYLNDNMISDVGRGTFGSVTRIGTIDLARNRIKKVDYQMFFQLNYAEIINLAENEIIEIQKDAFKDLYLTHINISYNRLETIEPKSFINCANMTVLDLSHNLIKSIPRTAFDETTYASEWILTHNLLTNMSQIPLANMTGLRVLNVSFNNIVEIPKNTFPKLYELHTIDMSNNNISFIYNAVFQNLLSMRNLNLSYNALEKIGPSMFGTLPTLLDLDMSHNSLKDITRGALAKISGVRFLNMAYNKLERIFQIPISLNRLDLAHNEINEIPDKTWPTMNALLYLDLSFNKLQNNLPRGSFAGLLTLQTLNLESNGITEIPRDSLSDLGTVQYLHLRDNNITVLPKAAFGNLPILFQVELMNNGLTNVSEKAFEGLLQLLTLNMSDNAISHIPNDAFYGLVSLRKLDISRNLITSIDNKTNGLLDACLSLEEIDLSHNRFSFVTKKTFPSDPYVPYRLRKINLSYNTMSIITNDLKVGTKTVQHLNMSHNNIKEIRRGVLGNLTSLLTLDLSHNELVKLEGDVFRMAENFSELIVHHNRIWNASYENLLRLSNLTLLDLRENEIRNFDNELVVKMKSTNLSVLFEGNPLQCDCYSRPLYNYLRTLPSIRPEYEAIRCAEPSTTAGMPLIGVSDELLSCVPASDLEIYQLLPDLRFREVSYFRGKLIVHWFVSSTKDIADFYVYIRDRQNNIVFERVVSYSSRLTAIAGEEIAGSGSGSSLELCVLAKSSSEELNFLESQCVQLPDDLEAVKRKYNENYNYKLPLSLTGSRGGAGRSSSCDIDVNSLVVVLVSFLSAVFNLIR, encoded by the exons gttttatatac aatgttcagagtttcctcagta CTAGTGCGTGCGGAAATCGAGTTGCAGACCGACCAGGTGACCGGGGTAGACGATCCTGAGCAGGAGTTGGCGTTGATCACCGCACGGGCCGAGGAAAATGACAGCATTTCGATGGATAGAGAGAACGATTATTGCAACATGAAGGGCGAGCTGTTGCACCTCCAGTCATCAGCACGCAGGTCGGAAAATGCTGAACAACCTACCACCAGTTCTCAGGAGTCGATCAGTTCATCAGCGAGTTTGGCACGGGTGAAGCTACCGGAGATTCGCCTACCAACCTTTGATGGGAAAATCGAAGCTTGGATAACTTTCCGTGATTCATTCGACAGTCTAATCAATTCGAACAACCAACTGACGGTAATGGACAAGTTCACCTACCTACGCTCCGCTCTTACAGGAGAAGCTCTTCAGGAGGTGAACTCGGTTGAGTTAACGGCAGCCAACTACGAAGTAGCATGGGCTGCCCTGAAAAATCGGTACGAAAATCGCAAGTTAATCGCCAAAACCTACCTCGATGCGATTTTCAGTGTCGAAGTAATGCGCAAAGAGAGCTACGAAAGTTTGAGCAAACTTATAGGcgattttgagaaaaacatcAAGATGTTGGAAAAAGTGGGTGAAACTTCCGAAGGCTGGAGCACTTTGCTAGTGTACATGGTCTGTGCTCGATTGGATCCGTCAACGTTGCGGCACTGGGAAACGCATCACAACTCACGAGAAGTTCCCAGGTTCCAGGAGTTGTTACGCTTTTTGAGAGACCACTGTTCTGTTTTGCAAACCCTTGCGCATCAAGACACTGCTACGGATTCCCAGGTCAAACGGTCCAGGTTCGGAGTGAGCTACACCGGTGCTCAATTTTCTACGAGTTGTCCATTTTGTGGAAATGAATTCCATTCTGCTTTCCGGTGCGTGAAGTTTTTAAAGTGTACAGTCGAAGAACGTGCCGATTCAGTGAGGAGGGCTCGACTGTGCCTGAATTGTTTGTCACCCGGTCACATGGCTCGCGTCTGCAGCAGAGGCTCATGTCATCACTGCGGATCGCGCCATCATTCATTGCTGCATCCAGACCCTCAATCCTCCGTCTCGCAAACCCGTAGGAATTCGCCGCCGTCCGTACGTCAAGCTCCGCAATCCCCTCCACCATCTCCGTCATCCCAACCGATCCCTTCTACGAGCCCACTTTCCAGACCACAAACCTCCTCATCGTTCACAGTTACACACATGCCAGACTACTCTACAGACTTCTCTGACAACAACCAACACACAATTGGACATCCCACACAAACGCACACATCATCACACCATGTTCTGCTGTCGACGGCCATT agtttcaaaaaaatcaaaaccctgGACATCCACGGCAATCAGTTGGTCAGCCTGAAGAAGGGCCAATTCAAGGGCCTCCGGGAGGCGGAAATCCTGGATCTCAGCTTTAATAACATCACCAAGCTGGACGCTTCGCACGTATCGGACCTCACGAAGATGACCTGGATCAATGTGTCGCATAATGCACTGACCGAAATTACGCGAGGAACGTTTGCCAGAAATGCGGTGCTGCGGGTGCTGAATATGGCGTTTAACAGTATAAAAAAGATTGACGCCAATACGTTCCGAGGGATGCGATTTTTGAGAAGGTTGTATTTGAATGATAATATGATCAGTGATGTTGGTCGGGGGACTTTTGGTTCGGTTACGAGGATCGGGACGATCGATTTGGCCAGGAACAGGATAAAGAAGGTTGACTACCAGATGTTCTTCCAGTTGAATTATGCAGAG atcatcaaCTTGGCAGAAAACGAAATTATAGAGATTCAGAAGGACGCCTTCAAGGACCTGTACTTAACGCATATCAACATCTCGTATAACAGATTGGAAACGATAGAGCCCAAGTCCTTCATAAATTGTGCCAATATGACGGTACTGGATCTGTCGCATAATTTGATCAAGAGTATTCCTCGGACTGCGTTTGACGAAACAACATATGCCTCCGAATGGATTTTGACCCACAATCTTCTGACGAATATGTCACAAATTCCGTTAGCGAACATGACTGGATTACGAGTTTTGAACGTTTCGTTCAACAACATCGTTGAAATCCCCAAAAACACGTTCCCGAAATTGTACGAACTGCACACGATAGACATGTCAAACAATAATATCTCATTCATCTACAATGCAGTTTTCCAAAACTTACTTTCAATGAGGAATCTGAATCTCAGTTACAATGCCTTGGAAAAGATTGGACCGTCTATGTTTGGAACTTTGCCAACGTTATTGGATCTCGACATGAGCCACAACTCGTTGAAAGACATCACTCGAGGAGCACTGGCCAAAATAAGTGGAGTAAGGTTCCTGAACATGGCCTACAACAAGCTGGAGAGGATTTTCCAGATCCCAATATCACTGAACCGACTCGATCTGGCTCATAACGAAATTAACGAGATCCCCGACAAAACTTGGCCTACGATGAACGCCCTGCTATACCTAGATCTAAGTTTCAACAAACTTCAGAACAATCTACCGCGAGGAAGTTTTGCAGGGCTACTCACTCTGCAAACTCTCAACCTGGAATCCAACGGAATCACCGAAATCCCACGGGACAGTTTATCAGATCTTGGGACGGTGCAGTACCTGCATTTGAGAGACAACAACATAACCGTCCTCCCGAAGGCTGCCTTCGGTAATCTACCAATTCTCTTCCAAGTGGAACTCATGAACAACGGACTCACCAATGTCAGTGAAAAAGCCTTCGAAGGACTACTTCAATTGTTAACGCTCAACATGTCCGACAATGCCATCAGTCACATTCCCAATGATGCGTTCTACGGGCTGGTGTCCCTAAGAAAGCTTGATATATCACGCAACCTAATTACTTCCATAGACAACAAAACAAACGGATTGCTGGACGCTTGTCTAAGTCTCGAAGAAATCGACCTAAGCCACAACCGGTTCAGTTTCGTAACGAAGAAAACCTTCCCCTCAGACCCGTACGTGCCCTACCGGTTGCGGAAAATCAACCTCAGCTACAACACCATGTCCATCATAACCAACGATCTTAAAGTGGGAACCAAAACCGTACAGCACCTGAACATGTCCCACAATAACATCAAGGAAATCCGTCGCGGGGTTCTGGGAAACCTAACCTCTCTGTTAACCTTGGACCTTTCGCACAACGAGTTGGTCAAGCTGGAGGGCGATGTTTTTCGGATGGCAGAGAACTTTTCGGAGTTGATCGTGCACCATAATCGTATCTGGAATGCTTCGTATGAGAATCTGTTGCGATTGAGCAATTTAACACTGCTGGATCTGCGAGAAAATGAGATCAGGAATTTCGACAATGAGTTGGTCGTTAAAATGAAGTCGACTAACTTGAGCGTACTGTTTGAAG gaaACCCTCTGCAGTGCGACTGCTACAGCCGGCCGTTATACAATTACCTCCGGACGCTTCCCTCGATCCGGCCCGAATACGAAGCGATACGCTGTGCGGAACCCTCGACAACGGCCGGCATGCCGCTGATAGGCGTCAGCGACGAGCTGCTTTCGTGCGTGCCGGCTTCCGATTTGGAAATCTACCAGCTGCTGCCGGATTTACGGTTCCGGGAGGTCTCCTA TTTCCGTGGAAAACTGATCGTGCATTGGTTCGTGAGCTCGACGAAGGACATTGCCGACTTCTACGTGTACATCCGGGATCGGCAGAACAACATCGTCTTCGAGCGGGTCGTTTCGTACAGTAGTCGACTGACGGCCATTGCCGGGGAAGAAATCGCCGGTTCCGGTTCCGGTTCGTCGTTGGAGCTGTGCGTGCTGGCCAAGAGCAGCAGCGAGGAGCTGAACTTCCTCGAGAGCCAATGCGTACAGCTGCCGGACGATCTGGAAGCTGTCAAGCGGAAGTACAACGAAAACTACAACTACAAACTGCCGTTGAGTTTAACCGGCAGTCGAGGAGGCGCGGGACGTTCCAGTAGCTGTGATATTGATGTAAATAGCTTAGTAGTCGTGCTAGTTAGTTTCCTAAGTGCTGTGTTCAACTTGATTCGGTAG